GCGGAGAAAGTGAAAGAGATGATGTGTCTTGCAAGCAAAGGTTCATCATCAACGATCTCGCAATCAAACCATCACAAAAacaatatcaataataataataattacggTTACAGAGTGGCTCGGCGATGTTCATTTCCTTCGCTACCTAATGATGTGGTTCGGAATACAAGTTCTTGTGTTGCTCCTCCAACTTCTCCGTTTCCTTTTATGATTCCTGCTACCATTCCCAACAATTCGGTTAAGGATCAGCATCCTCAACCACCTTCCAGATCCGTTGTTTCTggtaattttaatttctttttaggTTTTGCTTCAATTTGTTTTACATCTCATGGtttgtgattcatgaatttCCTTTCATGTTCAGATCTACCACTTGCTAGGAAAGCTTCACTACACCGATTCTTGGAGAAGAGAAAGGATAGGTAAGAAAGATGGATTTTCTCTGATTCTTTGTTTCTTAATAGAACCTGAGAATTTGAATCATTAATTAGGGTTTTGAACGCAAGTTTGGAATTCAATTCTTTAATTTGGTGCTGTAACGTGGCAAGGAATTCGAATAATATGAGAATCCAATTTATATCTAAACTGATTCAGACCTAAATTTGTCTAATTtgctgaaaaaaaaaaggcatTTATGAAAAATGTAATGACTTGATTTTTCTCTTAAGATCCATTGATTgaaattgacttttttttttcaaaattttgttgTGTATTTGCAGAATTGCTGCGAGATCACCGTATCAAACAAGCAGCCCCATGTCATGGCTTTCCATGGTAGTTAGATCACCACAAGAGAATTCTGAGACTAGCTCCAGTGTAGTGTAATATTACCCATTTGATGTACTTATTCATAGGGTTCTCTACTAGTCCTATGCTAGGTAGTTATAtatctctctctatatatattcATTGATGTTATCGTTCAGGCTTACTATGATGGTCAATTAGCAAAAACAAAGGACTATCATTTAATGCTGTTACCTCTTCTAATAGCTCAATGAAAAATGTTCCCGGATATTAATGTTGAACTGCTCCTTTTTGTATTGTTATTTTACACTTCAAATTCATCTATGCAATCAAACTTAAGATCTTAGAGTTACAGCACAAATTCATCCAATAACATAATAttgatattaatataaaaaagtgACTAAGTTACATAAACGTTTAATACACAGGATGtgaaaggagaaaaaaaagtgTGAGCTTTTCAAACCAAAAAAGAATTGCAATCCTTGTATGCAATAGCAACTTTGGcttatctttttttaatctTCATGCCTCTTCTTGATTCTACCAAGCGACAAGGGGACAGGTCTTTCCAAAACGGTGACATTAATGTTGTTCCAAACATCTGATGCTGTAGGGAGGGTAGCAATTTTCTCAGCAACATGCAAGTCTTCTGGAAGAACAGAACCAAAGACAGTGTATTCATGTTTCCACTCTGCATGGTTAGCTAAGCTAATAAAGAATTCTGGGCCAGGACCAATCCATGCAACTGAGCCCCTTCTTATTGTGGGACAATCTTCAGCAGGAAGTTTCTTGAATGTCGTGCCTTGTGCTTCAAGTGTCCCttgaatcaatgcataaggggGACCAAAAGCAGCCTGGGAATTCAAAATGCATTTACTATCATTCAGTACTACTAACATTATGGCTTGCATTGAGGCAATGAACATGGGAATAATATATAACTTTAGATCAGTAATTCACAATGTGTATGAAAGGAACATAAGTTTCTTAGATGATAACGATACTGGCAGATGATAATGTTACAATGCAGAAATGACATAGATGGAAATGCATATCATGCATTGGATGGAAATATGCTTACATTTTTTATGTGGTTTCCTTCTGAATCCCATGATTCACCTCGGCTCTCTGCACGGTAAAATTGGCAACCTGCACAGTGGCGCAATGCCAGCAACTCTAGAATGTATGCAACTGAGTGTGGAGCACAGTCAGGGAAAAGCTGCATCAAATAAATGATATACTTAGTTCAACATTCACAATGGCATATTGCAGCATGCAAGTTTAGTCAATCAATCCTTTcatgtaattatttttaaaaatctggGAAAGAAAGACAACATTCTAATGCTTACAACATACACTTCATTTTCCCTGTAATCTAAGTTCAGATGTTCTTTCATAAGGTTTAACTGATGTGATCATATCGGTATATTAAAGGTCCTGAAAGCATGATCACTTACTTTCATATGAAGAGTTCCAAATTCAGTTTCCATTGCAATAATACCCTGAaagaaagataaagaaaaaatgttGATACATAAGATAATCCTTCATAAGTTGTTTGAATCCCAACAGTGTAATGCATAATAAAAGGATTGAAAAGACAAACTAACAAAGAGGATAACAATTTTAGAAACACAGGTTATCACTTAAGATGATTCCCAATTAATCAATCATAAAGACACAGGTCACACAAAAGATGACAAAGTTGACGCGTTACTCATACATATTGGATTCATCCCATCACCCGCTTATATGTAACATAATGTTTGAAACTACATTTGATGTTTTCATTTTACCATGTAGCACACATCACAATACAGAACCAACCAAATTCTTAAGAGTAGACAACAAAGCTTGGTACAAACAACCAAGATTGATTCCTGGAGAAAGTTAAGTGCAGAGGCCAAGAACGGaaatatttcataattttctcTAGGTTAAGCCTTAAGTAACAAACAATACTTTCATAACTAAAGAAACATTGATTAAGAAAATCCAACTTCTCTTACCTCTCCTTTTCCAAAGATGAGACCAGAAATCCAATAATTTTCTTCCCCTGGAGGCCCACCATCTTGCTTTTCAGGGGCTAAGCTGTCCTTCTGCTTCTTCAACCAACACTGAAATAAAGaacttaaaagattttaaatttgaatttcagAAGCAAAAATCAAGAATAGCTGAATAAAAACCCTTAATCAAAATTAACTATGGTGCTCACAAATTCACTCGGAAAGAATTTGCAGAAAGccataaaagaaaaacaacttCCTGAAAATTTGTCTCATAAGTTTAAACCACTTTGCTAATACAAGCCATAATAGGGCCAGAATCTTGCAGCGAGTTTGGATTAGGCAGACTAATGTATCTATTTTTGCACCTAACTATTTTAACAATCAACAAACTTTCACAACAATATCAGTTGCTTCTCTAACTTTGTGACCTCTTGTTAAAACTACCAAGTCACTCTCAATGTTGAATCTAGAAAGTGAAACTCCTCATTTTGATGTTGAATCTAGAATCACAGTTAGGATGTTCCCATGTGTGCGTTCGAAAGTTACTATATAGCAGTCTATTACTCAAACACTGACACCATAAGAATTAAAACGACCATCCAAATGTTATGCAGTGCATGGAATAATCCATGGAGatagaatttaatttatataagtctctgaaaattttaaattccaGCACAAGAAGAATCTAATTACAATATATTATATCTATCTAATCAGCCCTAAAAAAGGTCCATCCAAATGACAAATACACAGATCTTCAAAACATTGCTAAGTCAAActaacacaaaagaatcaaaaCAGAGTGAAAGGTGCATTGAGAAAGATAACATTACCTCACCGAACTTGGATCCACAAGCTTCACGGTTCCCACAGAACACCCACGTGTCACAGAGGCATGGTCCATCATTCCCGGTGCACATTGATTTGCAAGCGTTGCAGCAATCTTCGGAGCTGTTGAACTTAAAATCAGAACCCCACTTCACTGCAGCACCCCATAGCTCCAAATTCTCAATCCCTCTGCAGCACCCTCCACCACCTCCTTCTCCGACCAATGCCAACGACGACGACGCAGACAAAGAAATGGACGAGTTTTTGGTGAGGACCGCAGAGAGGAAGAAGTAGACGAAACCGCAGGAAGCAAAGGAGACCAAGAGAAGGATCAAACGGTTGTAAAGAATGGTACTTTTTTCATCGTGCTTGCGACCcatttggagaagaagaagaagaagaagaagaagaagaaagagatggaTTTGGTTGAAGTGGAAAATGCAGAGGGCGTTGACCgcccaaaaaaaaagaaagaagaggaggATGATTAGTTGTTGAAAGTGGTGCTAAATAGAAGAGAGATATAGAATAATCAGAACAAGAGAGAGTTTAGTTAAtctagagagattgggttgggAATTGGGATGCCAAGTTGCCAATTTTTTCTTCATGCGATCGGTTCAGTAGTTCAAGATCGAAGACAGAGAGAGTCACATACTTTGTCGTTTTCTGTCTCATTAAACTTGAACCTTTGACTGTGTTGTAAGAACCCatttgttaaaataaaataaaatagtttcCAAGAGAAAACCAGAATATTCTAAATAATTGAGCATTTGAGCTCAATgattagagaaaaaaaaaaaaattcaacaaagCAAAATACTGTAAGCTGAATAATAGCTCGATTAATCAAGCATTCtaatatgttaattttttttgttacaacaTTGACATTCTTAGCATCACAAAATTCAATTCATATAGtaattagtaattattataTTGACTTATAAAACATAACCCTAAATCAAGAGAAAGTAAAGACAGTAACAATTAATTTAAGGATGAAAGAGGTTTTATAGAGTCTTCAGTAACATTAAGTCCCTCTTTAACTTCAGCATCTTCAGAATCCAATTTTAATCCTGGATATGGTTTTCTTGCCTCTTTGACTATACGCATGATTTCTTCAACACTTTGGCTTGGTGGCTCCTCCTTCCCACTTTCTTCATTGATTCTTCTATCAGCCTCAATTATCTCTCTAGGCAAGTTCTTCAGGAACCATGTGTGCTGTTTTATCTCCGgaatagtaatcctctttaaaaACCATcacatataatttatttaatgattAGTATACAATACAAGTATCCTATCCAACATTTAGAGAGTATAAAATTTCAAACTATAGTATCCAATATTTATAGACTAATATAATACTTGCCTTGGCTGGATTGGCAACAAAAATGCAAGTGAGAAGATGCCTACACTCTGAAGAAAGACGCACATAATCAGGTATAGAATACTGCACGCTCATTATTCTCTGCCAACAAAGCAAGACTTTAAACTTTACAACCACTTTATGCTGTTAATCATCATGGAAGGAAAACTTGTAAGCTATGAATAAGACCTGACCCCAATAGTCTTTCTGAAGTCTCTAGGATCTTCTGGATCTTCAAATGGGTATGCTCCAACTAACATTACATACAAAGTCACCCCACATGACCAAACATCTGCAATCTGCACAATTACCAAATAGTTATCAAGactaaagataatttaaaaaaaaattggctgatgctaaaaaaaaagttaatttccTAATATTACTCTTTGCAAATTCCTAATAACTTTGAATACCTTTCCATCATACTCCTTTCGAGACAAAACCTCTGGAGCAATATATGCTGGTGTTCCAACTGTTGACTTAGGCTGCGAATGCAGCAATGCAGACTGCGATTTTAAACATTGGTTAAGTAGAAATTTGCTACAAACAACAGCAATAACGAAGCAACACTATTAAGAGATTAATTTTGGTGAGATTTCAATGACATTAACCTTGGAGAAACCGAAGTCACAAATCTTAAGTCGAGGTGCCGGATTACCGTCCAAGAGAGTGTTTTCCAGTTTCAGATCTCTATGACAAATTTGCTACAACAGTAGGTAACAACACACATTGAAATAAGAACTAATAAGCTTAATATGGTAAGAATAACAAAATGTGAAGTGTGAACCATAAATTATTTCATCTTATACCATTGAATGACAGTAGCTAACTCCAGATATGAGTTGCTGGAAGAAAAATCTTGCCTGTAACGTAAGAAATCAATGAAAACCATAATTTCATTACAAAATTTGAATACATATATAAGATATGAATAAAATTGAATTGTAACCTCATCTTCGCTAAATCGACCAGCTGTGCAAATCCTTCCAAAGAGTTCACCACCAGCAGCATATTCCAGAACAATAGCTAAATGAGTTGGAGTGAGAAACACCTTCCAGAAGAAAGATCTTACATTCAACATTGTTGCACATGCAATGAAATTTAGAcacaaatgaaaaaaaaaaaaaagcattacCTCTTTGAACCTGATAATGTTAGGGTGCCTTAGAGATCGGTGGTTAATTATCTCCCTTTGAACATTCTCATCAATCTGAAACTTGAAACTTTTGCTTTGAATTTGATAATGCAAACTGCAAAGACAGAAAAGATAGatctttgaagaagaagatttaatttaatttaccttTTTACCCCTTTGAATGTATTTAACAGCAACAAGCTCCCCTGTTTTCTTGTCTTTAGCCAACCTAGCAACTCCGAAATTTCCAGAACCAAGGTCCTTGATTGGCTCATACCGTTCCTCCATATCCCACTATCCACATAACACATTAAAAATACAATgaattaaatgaaataaaaataaacaaggAGAGAGTAGGTGGAAGGAAGTACGTATATAGAGTTGACCTGAGTAACACAAACCAATGGAAGACTCAAGTCCTTCAAAGTTCAATCCTTGTTAATAtgctaataaaatttaaaataactatAGTATATAGTGGAAGTATTAGAAGATTAATGTTAAGtggtattattattattattatttaatagtgGCTTTACGGAGGTAAgtaatgatgaaaaagaaacaaaggTGAAACGCGGAGAGAGAACATGTGTAATGTAAGGTGTAACTGTCTAAAATCTAAAGTGGGAAGTGGGAACAGAACCCAACGCAGCCGAAACGTTCCGTTAGGAAGATGCATACGCGCTTTTAAGTTAAGTTCTACGCTACGCGCTGCAACAGAAAGTTAACAGCATCCATCACACTGACAcccacagaaaaagaaagagagaaaagaaaaacaacctAACGTGGGTTACACGTTTTTATCTATTTTTGTCAATTACTTCACATGTATTTTATGTAGAGCAATATTATATCActaacaaatattattattttttattagtaataatttatatttaatataaatcaaaaatttttaaaataaaattgaaacgaaataaaatttatgaatatttttaaattttttatcaaatttaaaaaacaaaaattatattttattttttatatttatatttattaaaattttatatacaataaatatatgatttatacttatatttattaaaatttttatatataaattaatacagtttatatatatttttaaaatttatacacataaattaattaaatttatttattaaatataactTCATATTTATAATGATCAAATAATAACAAAACATACTAAACGTTGAACcccaaaaaattttcttttatctatttttgttttgttatatCGGACACAAAGTTTTGATGGCTGATATTGtactattaatattataattaatatttaacataaaaaattttaaaaattttaagaataataatatttagaatttaataaaaaacaataattttaaattgaacaaaaatttatttttaataaaatttatattatatttatatagtaATTTGTTTTAGTATTGACTAAATTTGGTCCTTATAGTGTTGATTTTATAATATTGTTTTTCtatattattcaattttttattatgacaTCAATTTACTGACTTATAtaatttatctattattataaatattttattaaaacattaatattttaatttagtacATGTCGGGTAATGAATCGCTTTCTTTTGTTGAGAGTTACAACTATAAAACGTGCGTGTCATTCGGTCCCCAACACCTGTCAGAATGGCCACTGAAAATGCCCAATCATTAAATTGGAGTAAACTACACTTATACGCTTCTACGAATTTTTACTCGAGTTACCTCCAATCATTTTCTCTAAAGTTTCTTTTTTAAACGGAAAATTCATATgtttgaataataaaataactttttacaatttaaaaatttataattgatctctaattattagttagtttttttttaattaagagtATTAAACTACACTTTCATCTTAATCcatgacaacaataaaaaagTCTCGTGACCTACAAATTCAACTCAACAGAATACataaattcaattataattttagtctttattatcttatattttctttatcttatctttatttgcttTTATCTTTCATAAAACAATGCTCTATATATATAGTTTTGCCTTCCTAGCATAGTAGCTAGAATCTCGATTTAACTCTTAAAATCTTTCGATAATACGATTTTAAATGAGTTTATCGATTTTACAAAATTTGTACTAAGTCTGACGATTTTACGATTTAAATCTTGTTAAGATTTTACGTTTTAcgttttttatttactttttcgaTTTCACATAAAATCTCGATTTTTTCTACCTTGCTTCCTAGTTTACAATTCAATTTAATCAACCCACAATCAATAAAaatttgctttcttttcttttttttattctttcacaattttatcaAAGAGTAAGATTCGAACTTATGATTTTTAGATGAATATAGAAAAATTATACCATTTAAGTTATAGCTCGTTGACAATTACTTCATTAGCTAGCATAAACAATTTTTGTAAACAGTAATTTAATGATGTGTCAGGATCATTTagatcaataataaaaattgcttaaactaattacttaattagttaaaaattgattaaaaatttttaaattatg
The genomic region above belongs to Arachis stenosperma cultivar V10309 chromosome 5, arast.V10309.gnm1.PFL2, whole genome shotgun sequence and contains:
- the LOC130981916 gene encoding protein TIFY 10b-like, with protein sequence MKPKNLPALNLLSQQLSYRNSHLTMEEIPTFLNSSVMKKVPVTNNENKGSQLTIFYGGEVIVFDDIEAEKVKEMMCLASKGSSSTISQSNHHKNNINNNNNYGYRVARRCSFPSLPNDVVRNTSSCVAPPTSPFPFMIPATIPNNSVKDQHPQPPSRSVVSDLPLARKASLHRFLEKRKDRIAARSPYQTSSPMSWLSMVVRSPQENSETSSSVV
- the LOC130981915 gene encoding uncharacterized protein LOC130981915; protein product: MGRKHDEKSTILYNRLILLLVSFASCGFVYFFLSAVLTKNSSISLSASSSLALVGEGGGGGCCRGIENLELWGAAVKWGSDFKFNSSEDCCNACKSMCTGNDGPCLCDTWVFCGNREACGSKFGECWLKKQKDSLAPEKQDGGPPGEENYWISGLIFGKGEGIIAMETEFGTLHMKLFPDCAPHSVAYILELLALRHCAGCQFYRAESRGESWDSEGNHIKNAAFGPPYALIQGTLEAQGTTFKKLPAEDCPTIRRGSVAWIGPGPEFFISLANHAEWKHEYTVFGSVLPEDLHVAEKIATLPTASDVWNNINVTVLERPVPLSLGRIKKRHED
- the LOC130981914 gene encoding serine/threonine-protein kinase SRK2A-like isoform X3, which codes for MSQSRTLVLEISELLGWLKTRKQGSLLLLNTFKGVKSFKFQIDENVQREIINHRSLRHPNIIRFKEVFLTPTHLAIVLEYAAGGELFGRICTAGRFSEDEARFFFQQLISGVSYCHSMQICHRDLKLENTLLDGNPAPRLKICDFGFSKSALLHSQPKSTVGTPAYIAPEVLSRKEYDGKIADVWSCGVTLYVMLVGAYPFEDPEDPRDFRKTIGRIMSVQYSIPDYVRLSSECRHLLTCIFVANPAKRITIPEIKQHTWFLKNLPREIIEADRRINEESGKEEPPSQSVEEIMRIVKEARKPYPGLKLDSEDAEVKEGLNVTEDSIKPLSSLN
- the LOC130981914 gene encoding serine/threonine-protein kinase SAPK3-like isoform X2, whose product is MEERYEPIKDLGSGNFGVARLAKDKKTGELVAVKYIQRGKKIDENVQREIINHRSLRHPNIIRFKEVFLTPTHLAIVLEYAAGGELFGRICTAGRFSEDEARFFFQQLISGVSYCHSMQICHRDLKLENTLLDGNPAPRLKICDFGFSKSALLHSQPKSTVGTPAYIAPEVLSRKEYDGKIADVWSCGVTLYVMLVGAYPFEDPEDPRDFRKTIGRIMSVQYSIPDYVRLSSECRHLLTCIFVANPAKRITIPEIKQHTWFLKNLPREIIEADRRINEESGKEEPPSQSVEEIMRIVKEARKPYPGLKLDSEDAEVKEGLNVTEDSIKPLSSLN
- the LOC130981914 gene encoding serine/threonine-protein kinase SAPK3-like isoform X1, encoding MCYVDSGIWRNGMSQSRTLVLEISELLGWLKTRKQGSLLLLNTFKGVKSFKFQIDENVQREIINHRSLRHPNIIRFKEVFLTPTHLAIVLEYAAGGELFGRICTAGRFSEDEARFFFQQLISGVSYCHSMQICHRDLKLENTLLDGNPAPRLKICDFGFSKSALLHSQPKSTVGTPAYIAPEVLSRKEYDGKIADVWSCGVTLYVMLVGAYPFEDPEDPRDFRKTIGRIMSVQYSIPDYVRLSSECRHLLTCIFVANPAKRITIPEIKQHTWFLKNLPREIIEADRRINEESGKEEPPSQSVEEIMRIVKEARKPYPGLKLDSEDAEVKEGLNVTEDSIKPLSSLN